The proteins below come from a single Streptomyces sp. MRC013 genomic window:
- a CDS encoding AAA family ATPase has product MARQTQAAWRWVYDDARWPLLRDQVLSEEAFCRAGCSSPPTVVDHIRPHRGNEQLAFDRANLQAMCKRCHDAKTARETGFAGAGSRPRVTTRVTLVCGPPCSGKTSYVREHAQDGDLVVDWDALAQALGSPHPWAHPAPLTPFIAEARDAVIARLDRRHAVERAWIIATAPRAADRERLAPDGAAVVVLATPEEECVRRARRDERPADTIDAIESWWRTYRADQPASPR; this is encoded by the coding sequence ATGGCCAGGCAGACGCAGGCCGCCTGGCGGTGGGTCTACGACGATGCGCGGTGGCCGCTGCTGCGCGATCAGGTGCTGTCCGAGGAGGCGTTCTGCCGAGCGGGATGCAGCAGCCCTCCCACGGTCGTGGACCACATCCGCCCGCACCGCGGCAACGAGCAGCTGGCGTTCGACCGGGCCAACCTCCAGGCCATGTGTAAGCGGTGTCACGACGCCAAGACCGCCCGAGAGACGGGGTTCGCCGGGGCCGGCAGCCGCCCGCGCGTCACCACCCGGGTAACGCTCGTGTGCGGTCCGCCCTGCAGCGGCAAGACGTCGTACGTCCGCGAACACGCCCAGGACGGCGACCTGGTCGTGGACTGGGACGCGCTCGCCCAGGCACTGGGATCCCCCCACCCCTGGGCCCACCCCGCCCCCCTCACCCCCTTCATCGCCGAGGCACGCGACGCCGTGATCGCCCGGCTCGACCGGCGCCACGCAGTCGAGCGAGCATGGATCATCGCGACCGCGCCGCGCGCCGCCGACCGGGAGCGCCTCGCCCCCGACGGCGCGGCCGTGGTCGTACTCGCGACTCCGGAGGAGGAGTGTGTGCGCCGGGCTCGCCGCGATGAGCGTCCGGCCGATACGATCGACGCGATCGAGTCGTGGTGGCGTACCTACCGGGCCGATCAGCCCGCCTCACCGAGGTGA
- a CDS encoding phage terminase small subunit P27 family, producing MGVRGPVPQPDTVRALRGNPGGRPAPKRVTATPGAPSAPSWLDTEARAEWRRIVPELDRLGVLAKVDRAALSTYCAAWSKFVAAEQLLQGDDLVAERRAGNGPAKHPAWQVWREAATTVAALAKELFITPSSRLRSVKPEGDDDEGDDILD from the coding sequence ATGGGCGTACGCGGCCCCGTCCCCCAGCCGGACACCGTCCGGGCCCTGCGCGGCAACCCTGGCGGCCGGCCCGCTCCGAAGCGCGTGACGGCCACGCCCGGGGCACCGAGCGCGCCGTCTTGGCTGGACACGGAGGCCCGCGCCGAGTGGCGCCGCATCGTGCCCGAGCTCGACCGCCTGGGCGTGCTGGCCAAGGTCGATCGCGCTGCCCTGTCCACGTACTGCGCGGCCTGGTCCAAGTTCGTGGCAGCCGAGCAGCTGCTGCAGGGCGACGACCTGGTGGCCGAGCGGCGCGCGGGCAACGGCCCGGCCAAGCATCCGGCCTGGCAGGTGTGGCGGGAGGCGGCGACGACGGTGGCGGCCCTGGCGAAGGAGCTGTTCATCACGCCGTCCTCGAGGCTGCGCTCGGTGAAGCCGGAGGGCGATGACGATGAGGGGGACGACATCCTCGACTGA
- a CDS encoding terminase TerL endonuclease subunit, which produces MRGTTSSTEQLRTRLTAEIDQAIAGWVDEGLVQGTEWLAEGRRPLLCTPIPAPDGTWFDPDAVVRVLKFFRLLKQLIGRHAGREFVLLDWQVRYLIAPVFGLKRPDGYRVIRTVWFEIPRKNGKSTICSGLGLYLFAADREPGAEVYAAAGDRDQANIVFRAAANMAAGSPPLKKRLGRRGIQKKLLEHPGTHSIFRALSSEGLRAHGLNVHGGVIDEVHVHRNPDVVDALETGVGSRAQPLIIFITTADDGSEAGSIYATKREEVEALVGGHAEDPTVWGVVFGADQSAEDFDPFSEETLRTANPGYGVTVLADYLASKAAQAARSPAQLNRYLRLHLNVRTKQTTRWLRMEDWDESSRTPAGDTIAVDLDALEGRACYGGLDLSSTTDMTALTLWFPPEDPEDPDEPHIWVPFFWLPEDNLRDLERRTKVPLERWAEDEPGYLGTALRLTEGNVVDYRAVRALITEELKPRFDIRAIGYDRWNATETINELSEAGMEMEQVSQGYAGLNEPCRQLERLVLSQRIVHGAHPILRWHVDCVGIKTNTDGYVKPVKPDRQTSSKRIDGVASGLNALAMHLMRAEPETVPEPKIRIIGA; this is translated from the coding sequence ATGAGGGGGACGACATCCTCGACTGAGCAGCTGCGTACCCGCCTGACGGCGGAGATCGACCAGGCCATCGCCGGGTGGGTCGATGAGGGCCTGGTGCAGGGCACCGAGTGGCTGGCGGAGGGCCGCCGGCCGCTGCTGTGCACGCCGATCCCCGCCCCGGACGGCACCTGGTTCGATCCGGACGCCGTGGTGCGCGTCCTGAAGTTCTTCCGGCTGCTCAAGCAGCTGATCGGCCGTCACGCGGGCCGGGAGTTCGTCCTGCTGGACTGGCAGGTCCGGTACCTGATCGCCCCGGTGTTCGGCCTGAAGCGTCCGGACGGCTACCGGGTGATCCGGACCGTGTGGTTCGAGATCCCCCGCAAGAACGGCAAGTCCACGATCTGCTCGGGCCTGGGCCTGTACCTGTTCGCCGCGGACCGGGAGCCGGGCGCCGAGGTGTACGCGGCCGCCGGCGACCGCGACCAGGCGAACATCGTGTTCCGCGCGGCGGCGAACATGGCCGCCGGGTCGCCGCCGCTGAAGAAGCGGCTGGGCCGTCGGGGCATCCAGAAGAAGTTGCTGGAGCACCCGGGCACCCACTCGATCTTCCGGGCCCTGTCCTCGGAGGGCCTGCGCGCGCACGGCCTGAACGTCCACGGCGGCGTGATCGATGAGGTCCATGTCCACCGGAACCCGGACGTCGTGGACGCCCTGGAGACAGGCGTAGGCTCCCGTGCCCAGCCGCTGATCATCTTCATCACGACGGCGGACGACGGCTCTGAGGCCGGCAGCATCTACGCCACCAAGCGCGAGGAGGTTGAGGCCCTCGTCGGTGGGCACGCCGAGGATCCCACCGTGTGGGGCGTGGTGTTCGGCGCGGATCAGTCGGCCGAGGATTTCGATCCGTTCTCCGAGGAGACGTTGCGCACCGCGAACCCGGGCTACGGGGTGACGGTGCTCGCCGACTACCTGGCGAGCAAGGCCGCGCAGGCCGCGCGTTCCCCGGCGCAGCTCAACCGGTACCTGCGGCTGCACCTCAACGTGCGGACCAAGCAGACCACGCGGTGGCTGCGGATGGAGGACTGGGACGAGTCCTCCCGCACGCCCGCGGGCGACACCATCGCCGTGGACCTGGACGCGCTGGAAGGCCGCGCGTGCTACGGCGGGCTGGACCTGTCCAGCACCACCGACATGACCGCGCTCACCCTGTGGTTCCCGCCGGAGGACCCGGAGGACCCCGACGAGCCGCACATCTGGGTGCCGTTCTTCTGGCTGCCCGAGGACAACCTGCGGGACCTGGAGCGGCGCACCAAGGTCCCGCTGGAGCGGTGGGCGGAGGACGAGCCGGGCTACCTGGGCACCGCGCTGCGGCTGACGGAGGGCAACGTCGTGGACTACCGCGCCGTCCGGGCCCTCATCACGGAGGAGCTGAAGCCCCGGTTCGACATCCGGGCCATCGGCTACGACCGGTGGAACGCCACCGAGACCATCAACGAGCTGTCCGAGGCCGGCATGGAGATGGAGCAGGTGTCCCAGGGCTACGCCGGACTCAACGAGCCCTGCCGCCAGCTGGAGCGCCTCGTGCTGTCCCAGCGGATCGTCCACGGCGCCCACCCGATCCTGCGCTGGCACGTCGACTGCGTCGGCATCAAGACCAACACGGACGGCTACGTGAAGCCGGTCAAGCCCGACCGGCAGACGTCCAGCAAGCGCATCGACGGTGTGGCCTCCGGGCTCAACGCGCTGGCCATGCACCTGATGCGCGCGGAGCCCGAGACGGTACCGGAGCCGAAGATCCGGATCATCGGCGCCTGA
- a CDS encoding phage portal protein, whose protein sequence is MPLIRNLLQRGLGRQERSSRGMPSLTGRSTAAGVTVTPERALQVAAVFSSVRLLAETGSMLPVGVYQRSGSIRIPSMEHPLAPLFTYQANPQLEAGEFWAQVLGWMLVRGNAAVYVERSSGGMPIGLWPVSWTSVEPRRVKGTGELVYRITLDDDEWAPIREADGLVRSENLLHFRAFGLGGAEGLSPIGMARQSVGTGFAATSYIGAFFARDASPGGVVSVPGALTDAQWERLTRQWNELHEGYDNSHRLAVMEAGAKWEKTSLSPADAQFLEVYKLTRSEIAGIFGVPPHMIGDVERSTSWGSGIEQQSLGYVIYSLLPWLTRLERTAGRLMGDPGLYLKFNPDALLRGDITQRFGAYAQARQWGWMSVNEIRAKEDEAPIEGGDDYLQPLNMVPAGSPAPAEQRALPGRQVRAEESVESPAAEDMPSWIRRHYEAISTFFAEQGEQVLAALGVRPDTPAEQLVDLVADNEALTELLLQLARGLASEVGSSTAAALGGTFVVEETVPALAASAASTASNVNATTVKELASTIRVADSPSEVQDSVRKMFDGMTKARAQVLAQARVSTVTSFASHEGAKHAGARTKTWRVWDSNPRKTHQRADGQTVDIRGEFEIGSRRGRWPHDHRLGVDEIAGCTCRLQFNL, encoded by the coding sequence ATGCCGCTCATCCGCAACCTGCTGCAGCGCGGCCTCGGCCGCCAGGAGCGCAGCAGTCGGGGCATGCCGTCCCTCACCGGCCGGTCGACGGCGGCCGGCGTCACCGTCACCCCCGAGCGGGCGCTGCAGGTCGCCGCGGTGTTCTCCTCGGTGCGGCTGCTGGCCGAGACCGGGAGCATGCTGCCGGTCGGGGTCTACCAGCGGTCCGGATCGATCCGGATCCCGTCCATGGAGCACCCGCTGGCGCCGCTGTTCACCTACCAGGCCAATCCCCAGCTGGAGGCGGGGGAGTTCTGGGCGCAGGTCCTGGGCTGGATGCTCGTACGGGGCAACGCCGCGGTGTACGTGGAACGGTCGAGCGGCGGCATGCCGATCGGGCTGTGGCCGGTCTCGTGGACGAGCGTGGAGCCCCGCCGGGTGAAGGGCACCGGGGAGCTCGTCTACAGAATCACGCTGGACGACGACGAGTGGGCGCCCATCCGCGAGGCCGACGGCCTGGTGAGGAGCGAGAATCTGCTGCACTTCCGGGCGTTCGGGCTCGGCGGGGCGGAGGGCCTGTCCCCCATCGGCATGGCCCGGCAGTCCGTCGGTACCGGGTTCGCCGCCACCTCCTACATCGGCGCTTTTTTCGCCCGCGATGCCTCCCCCGGCGGCGTCGTCTCCGTCCCCGGCGCGCTGACCGACGCGCAGTGGGAGCGGCTCACCCGCCAGTGGAACGAGCTGCACGAGGGGTACGACAACAGCCACCGCCTGGCCGTCATGGAGGCCGGCGCCAAGTGGGAGAAGACCAGCCTGTCCCCGGCGGACGCCCAGTTCCTCGAGGTCTACAAGCTCACGAGGAGCGAGATTGCCGGGATCTTCGGTGTGCCGCCGCACATGATCGGTGACGTGGAGCGCTCCACGTCGTGGGGCTCGGGCATCGAGCAGCAGTCCCTCGGCTACGTCATCTACTCCCTGCTGCCGTGGCTCACCCGCCTGGAGCGCACCGCGGGCCGCTTGATGGGCGACCCCGGCCTGTACCTGAAGTTCAACCCGGACGCGCTGCTGCGCGGCGACATCACGCAGCGGTTCGGCGCGTACGCGCAGGCCCGCCAGTGGGGGTGGATGTCCGTCAACGAGATCCGCGCCAAGGAGGACGAGGCGCCGATCGAGGGCGGCGACGACTACCTGCAGCCGCTCAACATGGTTCCCGCAGGCTCGCCCGCGCCGGCCGAGCAGCGGGCCCTGCCCGGGCGTCAGGTCCGCGCGGAGGAGTCGGTGGAGTCCCCGGCCGCCGAGGACATGCCGTCGTGGATCCGGCGGCACTACGAGGCGATCAGCACGTTCTTCGCCGAGCAGGGCGAGCAGGTCTTGGCCGCGCTCGGCGTACGGCCCGACACCCCGGCGGAGCAGCTGGTGGACCTGGTCGCCGACAACGAGGCGCTGACCGAGTTGCTGCTGCAGTTGGCGCGCGGCCTGGCCTCTGAGGTCGGCTCGTCCACGGCGGCCGCGCTCGGCGGGACGTTCGTGGTGGAGGAGACGGTGCCGGCGCTCGCCGCGTCGGCCGCGTCGACCGCGTCGAACGTCAACGCCACCACCGTGAAGGAGCTGGCGAGCACGATCCGCGTGGCCGACAGCCCCAGCGAGGTGCAGGACTCCGTACGGAAGATGTTCGACGGGATGACCAAGGCCCGGGCTCAGGTCCTCGCCCAGGCCCGCGTCTCCACGGTGACGTCGTTCGCCTCGCACGAGGGCGCCAAGCACGCGGGCGCACGCACCAAGACGTGGCGGGTGTGGGACTCCAACCCCCGCAAGACCCACCAACGGGCGGATGGCCAGACCGTCGACATCCGCGGCGAGTTCGAGATCGGCTCGCGGCGCGGCCGCTGGCCGCATGATCACCGGCTCGGCGTGGACGAGATCGCCGGATGTACCTGCCGGCTCCAGTTCAACCTGTGA
- a CDS encoding HK97 family phage prohead protease, which yields MRTREVRAFPLTDLQIRAADDAAGTLRFRGRAIVYDSLSEDMGGWRERIVPGAATRTLSGNPDVRFLINHDPNLLLARTAAGTATLVEDDAGVLVEADMADVSYARDLAVSLERGDINQMSFGFWVTADGWAGNIHEVFGIDLDGGDVSVVTYPAFAATSAELRSAAARQLGQAPRQPDPEQVTRAIAEVRAGKVLSATNRQLVQDARDALDALLDAADRSGPAPEPYPLERARHRLREYELLAQL from the coding sequence GTGCGCACACGTGAAGTGCGGGCTTTCCCGCTGACGGACCTGCAGATCCGGGCCGCCGACGACGCCGCGGGCACGCTGCGGTTTCGGGGGCGCGCGATCGTCTACGACTCCCTGTCGGAGGACATGGGCGGCTGGCGCGAGCGCATCGTCCCCGGCGCCGCCACCCGCACCCTGTCCGGCAACCCCGACGTCAGGTTCCTCATCAACCACGACCCGAACCTGTTGCTGGCCCGTACGGCGGCCGGGACGGCGACGCTCGTGGAGGACGACGCCGGGGTCCTGGTCGAAGCCGACATGGCGGACGTGTCCTACGCCCGCGACCTGGCGGTGTCCCTGGAGCGCGGCGACATCAACCAGATGTCGTTCGGGTTCTGGGTCACTGCCGACGGCTGGGCGGGCAACATCCACGAGGTGTTCGGCATCGACCTCGACGGCGGCGACGTGAGCGTCGTGACGTACCCGGCGTTCGCCGCGACGTCGGCCGAGCTGCGGTCGGCGGCCGCCCGGCAGCTCGGCCAGGCGCCGCGCCAGCCGGACCCCGAGCAGGTCACCCGCGCCATCGCCGAGGTCCGCGCGGGCAAGGTCCTCTCGGCCACCAACCGACAGCTGGTGCAGGACGCCCGCGACGCGCTCGACGCGCTGCTGGACGCCGCGGACCGCTCGGGCCCGGCGCCCGAGCCGTACCCGCTGGAGCGGGCCCGGCACCGGCTGCGCGAGTACGAGCTGCTCGCCCAGCTGTAA
- a CDS encoding phage major capsid protein: MPTSVELRQQRAGIVESMRAITERAEAENRGLSGEERQSYDRHEDDFRSLTERIERQEAEEQRAAQMAEPIGRGARRPDDGGRGTTEQRAQERRAAFFQALRRGARLAPEQRALVENTAGEILVPEDLETEIHRALPDLTIMRGIASQRTVTTNRVRRRSLAEVSVGWGKLETNEQTLTDSMPSTPTEEYTYIEDLYGLAKIGEDELDDSDVNLEAFVRDSFARACAEAEDTAFTVGAGHAAHQPVGYMTTGGGVPTVTAAAAAAVSTDDLKKLIYATPAQYRRNGRFTLSSGTELAISLLKDGNNQYIWQPSAQAGRPNSLFGYPVDNQEDMAAVAASARVAAFGDFNAGYRIYDRQGMTVKVLDQLYAEEGMVGWKIRKRVGGDVIRPQALRILVMAAA, translated from the coding sequence ATGCCCACCAGCGTGGAACTGCGCCAGCAGCGGGCCGGCATCGTGGAGTCGATGCGGGCCATCACCGAGCGCGCCGAGGCCGAGAACCGTGGCCTGAGCGGCGAGGAGCGCCAGTCCTACGACCGGCACGAGGACGATTTCCGCAGCCTGACCGAGCGCATCGAGCGCCAGGAGGCGGAGGAGCAGCGGGCCGCACAGATGGCCGAGCCCATCGGTCGCGGCGCCCGGCGCCCCGACGACGGCGGCCGCGGCACCACCGAGCAGCGCGCCCAGGAGCGGCGCGCCGCGTTCTTCCAGGCCCTGCGCAGGGGCGCCCGTCTGGCGCCGGAGCAGCGGGCGCTGGTGGAGAACACGGCCGGGGAGATCCTCGTCCCGGAGGACCTGGAGACGGAGATCCACCGGGCCCTGCCCGACCTGACGATCATGCGCGGCATCGCCTCGCAGCGCACCGTCACCACCAACCGGGTGAGGCGCCGGTCGCTGGCCGAGGTGTCCGTGGGCTGGGGCAAGCTCGAGACGAACGAGCAGACCCTCACCGACTCGATGCCGTCCACCCCGACCGAGGAGTACACGTACATCGAGGACCTGTACGGGCTCGCGAAAATCGGCGAAGACGAACTGGATGACAGCGACGTCAACCTCGAGGCGTTCGTCCGCGACAGCTTCGCCCGGGCGTGCGCGGAGGCGGAGGACACCGCGTTCACCGTCGGCGCCGGCCACGCCGCACACCAGCCGGTCGGCTACATGACCACGGGCGGCGGCGTCCCCACCGTCACGGCGGCGGCCGCCGCGGCCGTCTCCACCGACGACCTGAAGAAGCTGATTTACGCCACTCCGGCGCAGTACCGGCGCAACGGCCGGTTCACCCTCTCCTCCGGAACGGAGCTGGCGATCTCCCTGCTGAAGGACGGCAACAACCAGTACATCTGGCAACCGTCCGCCCAGGCGGGACGGCCCAACTCGCTGTTCGGCTACCCGGTGGACAACCAGGAGGACATGGCGGCCGTCGCCGCGTCCGCGCGCGTGGCCGCGTTCGGCGACTTCAACGCCGGCTACCGGATCTACGACCGGCAGGGCATGACCGTCAAGGTCCTCGACCAGCTCTACGCCGAGGAGGGCATGGTGGGCTGGAAGATCCGCAAGCGGGTGGGCGGGGACGTCATCCGCCCGCAGGCCCTGCGCATCCTCGTCATGGCGGCCGCCTGA
- a CDS encoding head-tail adaptor protein, with amino-acid sequence MDISHLLNRELAVWRTVTADDGAGGQSSTRVQHGTVPAKVDQPSATEQMVAMQAGSGHSHSIYLLPDADVRRGDELRGADEGGATQTFRVLAVVRPSAPVYAKALCELTQEGN; translated from the coding sequence GTGGACATCTCCCACCTGCTCAACCGGGAGCTGGCCGTGTGGCGGACCGTCACCGCCGACGACGGCGCGGGCGGCCAGAGCAGCACGCGCGTCCAGCACGGCACGGTGCCGGCCAAGGTCGACCAACCGTCCGCCACCGAGCAGATGGTGGCGATGCAGGCCGGCTCCGGCCACTCCCATTCCATCTACCTGCTGCCGGACGCCGACGTACGCCGTGGCGACGAGCTGCGCGGCGCCGACGAGGGGGGCGCCACGCAGACCTTCCGGGTGCTGGCCGTGGTCCGGCCCTCCGCCCCGGTGTACGCCAAGGCGCTGTGCGAACTCACCCAAGAGGGGAACTGA
- a CDS encoding HK97-gp10 family putative phage morphogenesis protein produces the protein MARRRRRGRVVHVDVRGLEALRDQLEELAPALRTAAVRAVRGAAEAIVDGTRENVRVDSGNLRDSVAARYRDGGTRAQVGWWDRDDNYAVHNELGTSSMPAQPALGPAVEAERARIRARVRDEVRRELP, from the coding sequence ATGGCCCGACGCAGACGGCGCGGCCGCGTCGTGCACGTCGACGTGCGCGGCCTGGAGGCGCTGCGCGACCAGCTGGAGGAGCTCGCCCCCGCGCTGCGCACGGCAGCGGTACGGGCGGTGCGCGGCGCGGCCGAGGCGATCGTGGACGGCACCCGCGAGAACGTGCGGGTCGACTCCGGCAACCTCCGCGACTCCGTGGCCGCCCGCTACCGCGACGGCGGGACGCGGGCGCAGGTCGGCTGGTGGGACCGCGACGACAACTACGCGGTCCACAACGAGCTGGGCACCAGCAGCATGCCCGCGCAACCGGCGCTCGGCCCGGCCGTGGAGGCTGAGCGTGCCCGCATCCGCGCGCGCGTGCGTGACGAGGTCCGCCGGGAACTGCCGTGA
- a CDS encoding DUF3168 domain-containing protein yields the protein MIAPSPMLPVQRAVYGRLSGDATLAGLVSGVYDYVPEDVTWPYVVIGEAMEVPHNWLGGFGRQTTITVHVWTRARGHSPGLAIAARITELLDHQPLTIAGGLHHLSTRYEFSQALTDPEPPGDIRHVVLRYRVTTQQQST from the coding sequence GTGATCGCGCCGTCCCCGATGCTGCCGGTCCAGCGGGCGGTGTACGGACGGCTGAGCGGCGACGCCACGCTGGCGGGTCTGGTCAGCGGCGTCTACGACTACGTCCCCGAGGACGTCACCTGGCCGTACGTGGTGATCGGCGAGGCCATGGAGGTCCCCCACAACTGGCTGGGCGGGTTCGGCCGGCAGACCACGATCACCGTGCACGTGTGGACCCGCGCCCGCGGGCACAGCCCCGGGCTGGCCATCGCCGCGCGCATCACCGAGCTCCTCGACCACCAGCCGCTGACCATCGCCGGCGGCCTTCACCATCTGTCCACCCGGTACGAGTTCAGCCAGGCCCTCACCGACCCCGAGCCGCCCGGAGACATCCGGCACGTGGTGCTGCGCTACCGCGTCACCACCCAGCAGCAGTCCACCTGA
- a CDS encoding phage tail tube protein gives MSVPGIDAFGTQLQRGDSASPETFTAIANATNISAPSLARNTIDVTSHDSPDGVMEFVGGLIDPGEVSVDINYAPALHDVLVEDLYDTDPRNYRLVFPDTAGTTWQFAAVLTGFEATAPYDDKLAATLTYKVSGKPTFL, from the coding sequence ATGAGCGTGCCCGGCATCGACGCATTCGGCACCCAGCTCCAGCGTGGCGACAGCGCCTCTCCCGAGACGTTCACCGCGATCGCCAACGCCACGAACATCTCGGCGCCGTCCCTGGCCCGGAACACCATCGACGTCACCTCGCACGACAGCCCCGACGGAGTGATGGAGTTCGTCGGCGGCCTGATCGACCCCGGCGAAGTGAGCGTCGACATCAACTACGCCCCGGCCCTGCACGACGTCCTCGTGGAGGACCTCTACGACACCGACCCGCGGAACTACCGGCTGGTGTTCCCCGACACCGCGGGCACGACCTGGCAGTTCGCCGCGGTGCTGACCGGGTTCGAGGCGACCGCCCCGTACGACGACAAGCTGGCCGCCACCCTCACCTACAAGGTGTCCGGCAAGCCCACTTTCCTCTGA
- a CDS encoding phage tail tape measure protein yields MTLDELLVEIGISTGDLTSGAARAAGDVERSLDGIGDAAEEASRDVETAAGQAAEALDGVGASAAEAAQGAETAAGQVEGSFRGIAAAAAGAAVGGMFIAGLTEAMDAKKATAKLAIQLDLTGPEAERAGKLAGTVFSAGFGESIGEVHEALGGVAQAMGGMGKVTDAELESMTRSALMLASTFELDLGEASTAAGQLINQGLVKDGKEAFDVLTRAAQTLPKSMVADIPATVIEYGKHFQRLGLDAQTAFGMMSQYVKAGGRDIDQAADILHEFARITSEETDRAAEGFKDLGLDAGQMLTDIGKGGKPAQEALQKTLTALRGVKDPAKQSALAVQLFGDMAGEGADAVWAMDPATAAATSGMNEAAGAAEKATGAMAATQSLDAIWRTMSTTLGELFGPALKVVADFLTEHPGLIKILVPVLLGLALAIGIAVIAQWAWNTALWAFPGTWIIAGIIALIAVIVLIVVYWDEIVAATGRAWDWIKEKLGGVWNWIKETLGSVWEWVSTATGDAWRWITSLIQTGVAAVMRWIGTLSAIPGKVSGWFGQMVAYVRGLPGRIASAASGMWDGIKNAFRGALNWIISKWNNFSFSVGGGSFLGISIPRITISTPDIPYLAEGGITTGPTLAMIGEGREDEAVLPLSRLDGMLRGVARSVQDTGRDGGPGGEVRVVIDVTGADREMRSLMQRIVRVDGRGSVQTAFGQPGR; encoded by the coding sequence GTGACGCTCGATGAGCTGCTGGTGGAGATCGGTATCAGCACGGGCGACCTCACGTCCGGGGCCGCCCGGGCGGCGGGTGACGTGGAGCGGTCCCTGGACGGCATCGGGGACGCGGCCGAGGAGGCCAGCCGCGACGTCGAGACGGCCGCCGGCCAGGCGGCCGAGGCCCTGGACGGGGTGGGCGCCTCTGCGGCCGAGGCGGCCCAGGGCGCCGAGACCGCCGCCGGCCAGGTAGAGGGCAGCTTCCGGGGCATCGCCGCGGCCGCCGCCGGCGCCGCCGTGGGCGGGATGTTCATCGCGGGCCTGACCGAAGCGATGGACGCCAAGAAGGCCACCGCGAAGCTCGCGATCCAGCTCGACCTCACCGGGCCGGAGGCCGAGCGCGCAGGCAAGCTGGCGGGCACCGTGTTCTCCGCCGGGTTCGGCGAGTCCATCGGGGAGGTCCACGAGGCGCTCGGCGGCGTCGCCCAGGCCATGGGCGGCATGGGCAAGGTCACCGACGCCGAGCTGGAGTCGATGACCCGCTCCGCCCTCATGCTCGCCTCCACCTTCGAACTGGACCTGGGTGAGGCGTCCACGGCGGCCGGTCAGCTGATCAACCAGGGCTTGGTCAAGGACGGCAAAGAAGCGTTCGACGTTCTCACCCGTGCCGCGCAGACCCTGCCCAAGAGCATGGTGGCCGACATCCCCGCCACGGTCATCGAGTACGGCAAGCACTTCCAGCGGCTGGGCCTGGATGCGCAGACCGCGTTCGGCATGATGAGCCAGTACGTCAAGGCCGGCGGCCGCGACATCGACCAGGCCGCCGACATCCTCCACGAGTTCGCCCGCATCACCAGCGAGGAGACCGACCGGGCCGCCGAGGGCTTCAAGGACCTCGGGCTGGACGCGGGGCAGATGCTCACCGACATCGGCAAGGGCGGCAAGCCAGCTCAGGAAGCCCTGCAGAAGACGCTGACCGCGCTGCGCGGGGTGAAGGACCCGGCGAAACAGTCGGCGCTCGCCGTGCAGCTGTTCGGCGACATGGCCGGTGAGGGCGCCGATGCGGTGTGGGCGATGGACCCGGCGACCGCCGCGGCCACGTCCGGCATGAACGAGGCCGCCGGCGCCGCGGAGAAGGCCACCGGGGCGATGGCCGCCACGCAGTCCCTGGACGCCATCTGGCGCACGATGTCCACCACCCTCGGCGAGCTGTTCGGCCCCGCCCTCAAGGTCGTGGCCGACTTCCTCACCGAGCACCCCGGACTCATCAAGATCCTCGTTCCCGTACTGCTCGGGCTGGCCCTCGCCATCGGTATCGCCGTCATCGCCCAGTGGGCGTGGAACACCGCCCTGTGGGCATTCCCCGGCACGTGGATCATCGCGGGCATCATCGCCCTGATCGCGGTCATCGTCCTGATCGTCGTCTACTGGGACGAGATCGTCGCCGCCACCGGCCGGGCATGGGACTGGATCAAGGAGAAGCTGGGCGGGGTCTGGAACTGGATCAAGGAGACGCTCGGCTCCGTATGGGAGTGGGTGTCCACCGCGACGGGCGACGCCTGGCGCTGGATCACCAGCCTGATCCAGACCGGGGTCGCCGCCGTCATGCGGTGGATCGGCACCCTCAGCGCCATCCCCGGCAAGGTCTCCGGCTGGTTCGGGCAGATGGTCGCCTACGTCCGCGGCCTGCCGGGCCGGATCGCGTCCGCGGCCTCCGGCATGTGGGACGGCATCAAGAACGCGTTCCGGGGCGCCCTCAACTGGATCATCTCCAAGTGGAACAACTTCAGCTTCAGCGTGGGCGGCGGCAGCTTCCTGGGCATATCCATCCCCCGCATCACCATCTCCACCCCCGACATCCCCTACCTCGCCGAGGGCGGCATCACCACCGGCCCCACCCTCGCGATGATCGGTGAGGGCCGCGAGGACGAGGCCGTACTGCCCCTGTCCCGGCTCGACGGGATGCTCCGCGGCGTCGCCCGCTCCGTGCAGGACACCGGCCGCGACGGCGGACCCGGCGGGGAGGTGCGGGTCGTCATCGACGTCACCGGCGCCGACCGCGAGATGCGGTCGCTCATGCAGCGCATCGTCCGCGTCGACGGCCGCGGGTCGGTGCAGACCGCGTTCGGCCAGCCAGGCCGGTAG